A region of Lacinutrix sp. Hel_I_90 DNA encodes the following proteins:
- a CDS encoding DUF2309 domain-containing protein: MNQHILNSIAQASKVIGKTWPLYTFVASNPLSGYENATFQEAAGLAQKHFNANAFPAAKRYREAWEKGSIDTNVLLALLKENGLSESPEHYLAHIELQQQWEVLNKNHVVDRIMAKWLSSFMDEGLAEWDMPYKTEGFYAAWRLLVIYDSEIGKTRLKDIPKTSALALELLLKDYSEADYLTIFTHHLAALPGWTGYINHRTESNSNWQEEYPISLMDYLAARLWTAQKLNSSILPEVHEETSDALTFKVQYILLKAWEESWQNQLVKTLEKESIATQTSNTTAAPEAQMVFCIDTRSELIRRHAEAAGNYETYGYAGFFGIAMDYKRFNDGITRKSCPPIVSSAYHVSEIAQENKDKSVRRHKRKTNQMKFGDYFFKRMKNMLPSAFGYVEGAGFFYGLSLIGRTLIPGLIYRKNQRKTSHVEAICQPDINKVKQEDVIPLGIPLAEKVSIVKSAFDLMGWKQFAPIVLFVGHGSHSANNPFSSSLDCGACAASHGRHNARMLAKLANLPDVRQALTEIHGVDIPEYTVFIGAEHSTTTDDILLFDSEVPEAHEQLIKNLKLNLLKAQQTATQDRLGVLNGSVSVAQQKASHWGETRPEWGLAKNAGFIVGPRDLTKNKNLDSRCFLHSYEWELDTTGKALEGIMQGPMVVTQWINNHYYFSTVDNDTFGGGTKITHNITGKFGVVQGNGGDLKMGLPLQSVFASDDTMYHQPLRLSVLIQAPINRVSEILLKNSNLKTLLDNEWIYLMVMDPEQKNEVFRYKKALQWVLISKKDKRAAVQKSKKKELVRTELAL, encoded by the coding sequence ATGAATCAGCATATTTTAAATAGTATTGCGCAAGCCTCTAAAGTTATTGGTAAAACTTGGCCCTTGTACACCTTTGTTGCATCCAATCCCTTATCTGGTTATGAAAACGCAACATTTCAAGAAGCAGCAGGTTTAGCTCAAAAGCATTTTAATGCCAATGCTTTTCCAGCAGCAAAACGCTATCGTGAAGCTTGGGAAAAGGGAAGTATTGACACGAATGTGTTGCTTGCGCTTCTAAAAGAAAACGGATTATCGGAATCACCAGAACACTATTTAGCACATATAGAATTACAACAGCAATGGGAAGTATTGAACAAGAACCACGTTGTAGACCGTATCATGGCTAAATGGCTTTCTTCCTTTATGGATGAAGGACTTGCAGAATGGGATATGCCCTATAAAACTGAAGGGTTTTATGCGGCTTGGAGACTTTTGGTTATTTACGATTCTGAAATAGGAAAGACAAGGCTGAAGGACATTCCAAAAACAAGTGCTTTAGCCTTAGAGTTGCTCTTGAAAGACTATTCAGAAGCTGATTATCTTACAATATTCACCCATCATTTAGCGGCACTACCGGGATGGACAGGCTACATTAACCACCGGACAGAATCCAATTCGAACTGGCAAGAAGAGTATCCTATAAGCCTTATGGATTATCTGGCTGCACGGTTATGGACGGCACAAAAATTGAATAGTTCTATACTGCCAGAAGTGCATGAAGAGACTTCAGATGCCCTTACGTTCAAGGTACAATACATTTTGTTGAAAGCTTGGGAAGAAAGTTGGCAAAACCAATTGGTTAAAACTTTGGAAAAGGAATCGATTGCAACGCAAACTTCTAATACAACTGCAGCTCCAGAAGCTCAGATGGTATTTTGTATCGATACACGATCAGAACTCATTCGAAGACATGCGGAAGCTGCAGGTAATTATGAAACTTATGGTTATGCTGGTTTTTTTGGGATTGCAATGGATTATAAGCGTTTCAATGATGGTATTACACGCAAATCTTGTCCGCCAATTGTATCTTCTGCTTATCATGTTTCAGAAATAGCTCAAGAAAATAAAGATAAAAGTGTACGGCGTCATAAAAGGAAAACTAACCAAATGAAATTCGGTGATTATTTTTTTAAGCGCATGAAGAATATGTTGCCGTCTGCTTTCGGTTATGTTGAAGGAGCAGGTTTTTTTTACGGATTGTCATTGATTGGAAGAACCTTAATACCAGGTTTAATCTATCGGAAGAATCAACGGAAGACTTCTCATGTGGAAGCCATTTGTCAACCAGATATCAATAAGGTTAAACAGGAGGATGTTATTCCGCTTGGAATTCCATTAGCAGAAAAAGTAAGCATTGTAAAATCAGCTTTCGATCTTATGGGGTGGAAACAATTTGCGCCTATAGTTCTTTTTGTAGGCCACGGAAGTCATTCTGCCAACAACCCTTTCAGTTCGAGTTTAGATTGTGGCGCTTGTGCGGCAAGTCATGGGCGACACAATGCAAGAATGCTGGCAAAGCTTGCCAATTTACCAGACGTTAGGCAGGCTTTAACCGAAATTCACGGTGTGGACATTCCAGAGTATACGGTGTTTATAGGCGCGGAACATAGTACCACGACAGATGACATCCTTTTGTTTGATTCGGAGGTGCCAGAAGCGCACGAACAGCTAATCAAAAATTTAAAACTAAATCTATTAAAAGCGCAGCAAACGGCTACTCAAGATAGACTAGGTGTTCTTAACGGAAGTGTTTCCGTGGCACAACAAAAAGCGAGCCACTGGGGAGAAACAAGACCAGAATGGGGACTTGCAAAAAATGCAGGTTTCATTGTCGGGCCTCGAGACCTGACCAAAAATAAAAATCTTGATAGTCGTTGCTTCTTACATTCTTATGAATGGGAATTAGATACTACAGGCAAAGCTCTGGAAGGTATTATGCAAGGTCCAATGGTGGTGACACAATGGATTAATAACCATTACTACTTTTCTACGGTGGATAATGACACCTTTGGAGGCGGCACTAAAATCACTCACAACATTACGGGTAAATTTGGAGTAGTACAAGGCAATGGTGGTGATCTTAAAATGGGTCTCCCGTTGCAATCTGTATTCGCTTCAGATGATACGATGTACCATCAACCCTTACGATTGTCGGTGCTCATTCAAGCACCAATTAATCGTGTGTCAGAAATTCTGTTGAAAAATAGTAATTTGAAGACCTTGCTCGATAATGAATGGATCTATTTAATGGTTATGGATCCTGAACAAAAGAATGAGGTCTTCCGCTATAAAAAAGCATTACAATGGGTCTTGATTTCAAAGAAGGACAAGCGTGCAGCTGTTCAAAAAAGTAAAAAGAAAGAATTAGTCAGAACCGAACTAGCACTCTAA
- a CDS encoding NAD-dependent succinate-semialdehyde dehydrogenase, producing MNNSITTKNPYNGALLEKYLIHSKEKINSILEVSETTFNDWKQVSVKKRTKLLRNLGDVLNENIEKYSKLMTEEMGKPITQSRAEIKKCIKLCDFYETNAERFLSDQLIETEAHETFISYDPLGPILAIMPWNYPFWQVFRFAIPTLTAGNTGLLKHASNVTGCALAIQDAFEQAGYPIGCFQTLIADHNSIEEVISNDIVKAVSLTGSEKAGISIASSASKVLKKSVLELGGNNACIILDDADLKKHMDTIVNARFQNTGQSCIAAKRFIVTEGIYDSFLKRFKSKVEALHFDNPLEEDTTTSTLARPDLAEDLQKQVDASIKKGAKVLLGNKRKEAYFSPTILTDITEDMAVFTEETFGPVAPIIKAKNSDHAFALAANSRFGLGTMLFTKDIKAAKKRIIDIPDGAFFINELVKSDPRLPFGGTKASGYGRELSQEGIHEFVNIKTVYINK from the coding sequence ATGAATAATTCCATAACAACAAAAAATCCATACAATGGTGCTCTATTAGAAAAATATTTGATTCATTCTAAAGAAAAGATAAATTCTATATTAGAGGTCTCTGAAACAACTTTCAATGATTGGAAACAGGTTAGTGTTAAAAAACGAACAAAATTACTAAGAAATCTGGGAGATGTTTTAAATGAGAATATTGAAAAATACAGTAAGCTCATGACAGAGGAAATGGGAAAACCCATTACACAAAGTCGTGCTGAAATAAAAAAATGCATCAAACTGTGTGATTTTTACGAAACAAATGCTGAGCGCTTTTTATCAGATCAACTCATAGAAACTGAAGCTCACGAAACGTTTATAAGCTATGATCCTTTAGGTCCAATCTTAGCCATCATGCCTTGGAATTACCCTTTTTGGCAAGTGTTTCGTTTTGCTATACCCACATTAACAGCAGGAAATACAGGATTACTAAAACATGCCTCAAATGTTACGGGGTGCGCTTTAGCCATTCAAGACGCATTTGAACAGGCGGGTTATCCTATTGGTTGTTTTCAAACACTTATAGCCGATCATAATAGTATAGAAGAAGTGATTTCAAATGATATCGTAAAAGCAGTCTCCTTAACTGGTAGCGAGAAAGCAGGTATTAGTATTGCGTCTTCTGCCAGTAAAGTTTTAAAAAAATCTGTTTTAGAGTTAGGTGGAAACAATGCTTGTATTATTCTAGATGATGCAGATTTAAAAAAGCATATGGACACCATCGTCAATGCACGCTTTCAAAATACAGGACAAAGTTGTATCGCAGCAAAACGTTTTATTGTAACCGAAGGCATCTATGATTCTTTTTTAAAACGATTTAAATCTAAAGTTGAAGCGTTGCACTTTGACAATCCTTTAGAGGAAGACACGACAACTTCAACATTAGCAAGACCAGATTTAGCAGAAGACTTACAGAAACAGGTAGATGCATCTATTAAAAAAGGCGCTAAAGTACTCTTAGGAAACAAAAGAAAAGAGGCCTATTTTTCGCCTACCATCTTAACAGATATTACTGAAGATATGGCCGTTTTTACCGAAGAAACTTTTGGGCCTGTTGCACCAATTATAAAAGCAAAAAACAGTGACCATGCCTTCGCATTAGCAGCAAACAGTAGATTCGGATTGGGAACCATGCTTTTTACAAAAGACATCAAGGCAGCTAAAAAACGGATTATAGATATTCCTGATGGCGCATTCTTTATTAATGAGTTAGTAAAATCTGATCCCAGATTACCTTTTGGTGGAACCAAAGCATCAGGCTACGGCAGAGAACTGTCTCAGGAAGGGATTCATGAGTTTGTAAATATAAAAACAGTATATATTAATAAATAA
- a CDS encoding YtxH domain-containing protein — translation MSNTSTTALGLLLGTAIGATLGILFAPDKGANTRKKLTEEAIHVKDRVATGAVDLRDQVMSSVASGKGTLESQLESIASNASYKADDVISTLEKKLADLKAKNKKFQKSDLSNTTV, via the coding sequence ATGAGCAATACCAGCACAACCGCATTAGGATTATTACTAGGAACAGCAATAGGAGCAACCTTAGGAATTTTATTTGCACCAGATAAAGGTGCCAATACAAGAAAAAAATTAACAGAAGAAGCGATTCATGTAAAAGATAGAGTAGCAACAGGAGCTGTCGATTTAAGAGATCAAGTAATGAGTTCAGTTGCCTCTGGAAAAGGAACGCTTGAAAGTCAATTAGAAAGTATAGCTAGTAATGCAAGTTATAAAGCAGATGACGTTATTTCTACATTAGAAAAGAAATTGGCAGATTTAAAAGCTAAGAACAAAAAATTTCAGAAATCAGATTTAAGTAATACAACAGTATAA
- a CDS encoding phage holin family protein, which yields MSVFDSLNDTSSHAVDAGERLLKTSYEYYKLKIFKQVSVSISMVFKTMLIGGLALIGITFLAVSLAFFIGTLLNDKVLGFVIVGGLFVLLAVLLFFMRGVINRRVVKKLSKTFFK from the coding sequence ATGTCTGTATTCGATTCTTTGAATGACACATCAAGCCATGCCGTAGATGCCGGTGAGAGGTTGTTGAAAACGTCTTACGAGTATTACAAACTTAAAATATTTAAGCAAGTATCTGTTTCCATTAGTATGGTTTTTAAAACTATGTTAATAGGTGGTCTAGCTTTAATTGGCATTACTTTTTTGGCTGTATCACTGGCTTTTTTTATTGGTACATTATTAAACGATAAGGTTCTTGGCTTTGTTATAGTGGGCGGACTGTTTGTTTTGTTAGCTGTATTGCTATTCTTCATGCGAGGCGTTATTAATAGGAGAGTCGTAAAGAAATTATCTAAAACTTTTTTTAAATAA
- a CDS encoding hemerythrin domain-containing protein: protein MTIFEALRADHEIQRTLLNKLIATSGDTTHRDHVFKAIKHELQIHEDAEERFFYVPLIEKDLTQDKARHGIAEHHEIDEIIVKLEETAYDSSGWLKFAKQLKEKVEHHLKEEEHTIFQMAGKVLKETEKIALAKKYINYIEEQRNL, encoded by the coding sequence ATGACAATATTTGAAGCACTAAGAGCAGACCACGAGATCCAACGCACATTATTAAATAAATTAATTGCAACCTCTGGAGATACAACGCATAGAGATCATGTTTTTAAGGCAATTAAACATGAGCTTCAGATACATGAAGATGCTGAAGAGCGATTTTTTTATGTGCCATTAATTGAGAAAGATTTAACGCAAGATAAAGCTAGGCATGGTATAGCAGAACATCATGAAATAGATGAAATTATAGTCAAATTAGAAGAAACAGCTTATGATTCTTCGGGCTGGTTAAAGTTTGCAAAACAGTTAAAAGAAAAAGTAGAACATCATTTAAAGGAAGAAGAGCATACCATATTTCAAATGGCAGGTAAAGTTTTAAAAGAAACGGAAAAAATAGCTTTAGCTAAAAAGTACATAAATTATATAGAAGAGCAGCGTAATTTATAA
- a CDS encoding DNA topoisomerase IB — protein sequence MKVKLTKEEKFLRQLWYEPEIAIEELNLVYANEAVLKIKREKQKNDFLYTCDGAIIKDEVLINRILNLVIPPAWENVNISHLENTHLQATGRDNKYRKQYKYHPIWNKIRNQTKFYRMRFFGKFLPLIREQIDCDLNQKGWPKNKTLALVIKLMEETHIRIGSEQYAKRNKTYGLSTLRTKHLHVEKDKIKFEFIGKKGKKYSIGVRNKSLRHLVNKCQELPGWELFQFYDEKGNKRSIDSTMVNDYLYAICNEHFTAKDFRTWAASVVFLDTLYDLDPTEDVKTKDKNIIHCYAASAKALGNTRKVCRKFYVHPVIPESYKNGTIEDAFQIINNSEKEGSNFSSTERALLFLLKQFKPDFV from the coding sequence ATGAAAGTAAAACTTACTAAGGAAGAAAAGTTTTTAAGACAACTCTGGTATGAGCCAGAAATTGCTATAGAAGAATTGAACTTAGTTTATGCCAATGAAGCAGTTTTAAAAATAAAAAGGGAGAAGCAAAAAAATGATTTTTTATACACTTGCGATGGTGCTATTATTAAAGATGAAGTACTAATTAATCGTATCCTCAACTTGGTTATTCCTCCCGCTTGGGAAAATGTAAATATTTCGCATTTAGAGAACACACATTTACAAGCTACAGGTCGCGATAATAAATACAGAAAGCAATACAAATACCATCCCATATGGAATAAGATTAGGAATCAAACCAAATTCTATAGAATGCGTTTTTTTGGTAAGTTTTTACCATTAATCAGAGAACAAATAGATTGTGATTTAAACCAAAAGGGTTGGCCTAAAAATAAAACCTTGGCACTTGTTATTAAATTAATGGAAGAAACTCACATAAGAATTGGCAGTGAACAATATGCTAAACGTAACAAAACCTATGGGTTATCAACACTAAGAACCAAACATCTGCACGTTGAAAAAGATAAAATAAAATTTGAGTTTATAGGTAAAAAGGGGAAAAAGTACTCCATTGGAGTTCGTAATAAATCTTTACGTCATTTAGTAAATAAATGTCAGGAACTACCAGGCTGGGAATTGTTTCAATTTTATGATGAAAAAGGCAATAAGCGTAGTATTGATAGTACAATGGTAAACGATTATTTATATGCAATATGTAACGAGCATTTTACTGCGAAAGATTTTAGAACATGGGCGGCTTCAGTGGTGTTTTTAGATACCTTATATGATTTGGATCCAACTGAAGATGTGAAAACGAAGGATAAAAATATTATACATTGCTATGCTGCTTCAGCAAAAGCCTTAGGTAACACTAGAAAGGTCTGTAGGAAATTTTATGTGCATCCTGTTATTCCGGAAAGCTATAAAAACGGAACGATTGAAGACGCCTTTCAAATCATAAATAACTCTGAAAAAGAGGGCAGTAACTTTTCAAGTACAGAGCGCGCTTTGTTGTTTCTCCTAAAGCAATTCAAACCAGATTTTGTTTAA
- a CDS encoding PA2169 family four-helix-bundle protein, whose amino-acid sequence MSTYTEEVGKKLNELLERTYDAEKGYKKAAENVDHAGLKKYFSKQAQQRYDFGHELKEEIKSFGQEVDKGGSLTGSAHRAWMDIKAMFSNENEESMLEESIRGEKAAIDDYGDVLEDASLPMSTKNVLVKQKGKIETSLSRIKRLEDLVD is encoded by the coding sequence ATGAGCACTTACACAGAAGAAGTTGGAAAAAAACTTAACGAATTATTAGAAAGAACATACGATGCTGAAAAAGGATATAAGAAAGCAGCAGAGAATGTTGACCACGCCGGACTAAAAAAATATTTTAGTAAGCAGGCGCAACAACGTTATGACTTTGGTCATGAATTAAAAGAAGAAATAAAATCTTTTGGACAAGAGGTAGATAAAGGCGGAAGTTTAACAGGGTCAGCGCATAGGGCTTGGATGGATATTAAGGCAATGTTTTCTAATGAAAACGAGGAAAGCATGTTGGAAGAGTCTATAAGAGGCGAAAAAGCAGCTATAGATGATTATGGTGATGTTTTGGAGGACGCAAGTCTACCAATGTCTACTAAAAATGTATTAGTAAAGCAAAAAGGTAAAATCGAGACAAGTTTGTCTAGAATTAAAAGATTAGAAGATTTAGTCGATTAA
- a CDS encoding AraC family transcriptional regulator, whose protein sequence is MNDPSKTQCTLPPLQLIKFQEELGGKITEDYGLFKLTFNTNLGSGIIQYANFNYGISVLDIEVLLTNDFTFRLGDRDAHLLYFIYCAEGIAQFKSNNNDKYQKIEELKSGVLSCDHNSENKINIKKEVPFAINIISVDKALYFERFNNNTFSNTIKLQELFKSFDGFNSYVYQCAYNLKIAEQLRCTKDSGISNALTEVMRFESQHLLILALHIEELYKEIHQERTTTTLNKTELQKIIQLTEYIMESPEIQHSISSLCGRICMSPAKLQEGFKEMHDTTVADFIRNVRIEKAEELLNETDLNISEIVYTIGLTSRSYFCKIFKKKYDCSPKRYRKLIRNKALA, encoded by the coding sequence ATGAATGATCCCTCTAAAACACAGTGCACTCTCCCCCCATTACAACTCATTAAGTTTCAAGAAGAACTTGGTGGCAAAATAACAGAAGATTATGGCCTCTTCAAATTGACTTTCAATACTAATCTTGGTTCTGGAATCATTCAGTACGCCAATTTTAATTATGGAATTTCAGTTTTAGATATTGAGGTTCTCCTTACTAATGATTTTACGTTTAGATTAGGAGATCGCGATGCTCATTTACTTTATTTTATATATTGCGCAGAAGGCATAGCACAATTTAAATCTAATAACAACGACAAATATCAAAAAATTGAAGAGCTTAAATCTGGTGTATTATCCTGTGATCATAATTCTGAAAATAAAATAAATATAAAAAAAGAAGTGCCATTTGCGATTAATATTATTAGCGTCGATAAGGCATTGTACTTTGAACGATTTAATAACAACACCTTTAGCAATACAATCAAACTTCAAGAATTGTTTAAATCTTTCGATGGTTTTAATTCTTATGTATACCAATGTGCTTATAACCTAAAAATAGCAGAGCAATTACGTTGCACTAAAGACTCTGGTATTTCTAATGCGCTTACAGAAGTCATGCGTTTTGAAAGTCAGCACCTGTTAATACTCGCATTGCATATTGAAGAGCTATATAAAGAAATACACCAAGAACGAACAACGACCACATTAAATAAAACTGAATTACAGAAAATCATACAACTTACTGAATACATCATGGAAAGTCCAGAAATTCAACATTCAATTAGTAGTCTGTGTGGGAGAATTTGTATGTCACCTGCTAAATTGCAAGAAGGTTTTAAAGAAATGCATGATACTACTGTTGCCGACTTTATAAGAAATGTTCGAATAGAAAAAGCAGAAGAACTTTTGAATGAAACCGATTTAAATATCTCTGAAATTGTTTATACCATAGGATTAACCAGTAGGAGCTATTTTTGTAAGATCTTCAAGAAAAAATACGATTGCAGTCCTAAACGTTACAGAAAACTTATTCGTAATAAAGCATTAGCTTAA
- a CDS encoding SOS response-associated peptidase family protein, with product MYYKLSNTAEIDTVENELKRHFKYPKIYETEKIINGFKENTVSVITSDNPHIIEYGIWGILPMPFKDDWETFQQVSNTLNINRSDLRKNKWCKDAFLKRRCLIIITGFFTSYLKNGSVYPYLVYSPLKSTITLGGIYNILEDGFITCSPILTSANSFIRTIHNINSKMPLIINEEQREEWLDDKKLKNLDYFIYCSQQTALKGRPIAKEFYKNDIIYDSILEPVSDQDIPLVS from the coding sequence ATGTACTATAAACTTTCAAATACGGCTGAAATAGATACGGTAGAAAATGAATTAAAGCGTCATTTTAAATACCCGAAAATCTATGAGACTGAGAAGATTATTAACGGTTTTAAGGAAAACACGGTTAGTGTCATTACCTCAGACAACCCACATATTATTGAATATGGAATTTGGGGCATTCTACCGATGCCTTTTAAGGATGACTGGGAAACGTTTCAGCAGGTGAGTAATACCCTTAATATTAATAGGTCAGACTTAAGAAAAAACAAATGGTGTAAGGATGCGTTCTTAAAAAGAAGATGCCTTATCATTATTACAGGTTTTTTTACCTCTTATTTAAAAAATGGGTCAGTATATCCTTATTTGGTGTATTCGCCTCTAAAATCTACAATTACATTAGGGGGAATATATAATATTCTTGAAGACGGTTTTATTACATGTTCACCAATTCTCACAAGTGCAAACAGTTTTATTCGTACGATTCATAATATAAATTCAAAAATGCCACTCATTATTAATGAAGAGCAGCGTGAAGAATGGCTAGATGATAAAAAATTAAAAAACTTAGACTATTTTATTTACTGTTCGCAACAGACAGCTTTAAAAGGGCGTCCGATAGCTAAAGAGTTTTATAAAAATGATATTATTTATGATTCTATTTTAGAACCTGTGAGTGATCAAGATATACCATTAGTTAGTTAG
- a CDS encoding arsenate reductase family protein, with amino-acid sequence MGTIATDERKTTLFYNSENSLGKQTYSYVYGLDENLQAIDLSKTKVTGTQWATIAEGLEMPISNLINTKHPDFNSEYDNTATLSDNDWIKVLNTKPKCLKAPILIFQNTYYLINTPSEVENIIKGKSEAFDARNSD; translated from the coding sequence ATGGGAACTATAGCTACAGATGAACGGAAAACAACCTTGTTTTATAACTCTGAAAACTCATTGGGAAAACAGACGTATTCCTATGTCTACGGTTTAGATGAAAATCTTCAAGCCATAGACCTTTCTAAAACGAAAGTTACGGGCACCCAATGGGCTACCATAGCCGAAGGACTTGAAATGCCTATTTCTAACTTGATCAATACTAAACATCCAGATTTCAATTCTGAATATGACAATACTGCGACTTTAAGTGACAACGATTGGATAAAAGTATTAAACACTAAGCCCAAATGCTTAAAAGCTCCTATATTGATTTTCCAAAACACTTACTATCTTATTAACACACCTTCAGAGGTAGAAAATATTATAAAAGGTAAAAGCGAAGCCTTTGATGCCAGGAACTCTGATTAA